A genome region from Clupea harengus chromosome 7, Ch_v2.0.2, whole genome shotgun sequence includes the following:
- the LOC105898457 gene encoding tripartite motif-containing protein 16-like, giving the protein MADSFTCSVCLDLMKDPVAVPCGHTYCLGCIKGCWDQEDGKGIYSCPQCRQTFRPRPVLSRNVLIAEMVEEFRKTRMQTYVPAHCYTGPGDVECDICTGKKLQAVKSCLDCLLSYCKTHFKAHNDLHPGRKHSVIDATGQLQERICSHHKKVFEIFCRTDQSFICYLCMMDEHKGHDTVTAAAERTDKQRQLGQTQRRFNQRIQEREKELQELRKAVLTLKSSAQTAVGDSEKIFTEMIRSIERRRSEVKELIRAQEKAEVSRAEGLLKRLEQEIAELKRRDAELEQLSHTEDHIHFIKNVLSIRDSSRSKDLPSMTFNQGFSFEAVKESVSGVKVQLDDIFRQEVVRISASVSEVQAVFPEPVTRGEFSQYSCHFTLDPNTANRDLYLSEGNRRVEKRNELQSYPDHPERFDRWCQVLCREGVSGRCYWEVEWSGGWGGYIAVSYKSIGRTGRANECVFGHNDLSWSLSLSSTSSTFWHNNKETKLPLLASPRIGVYVDHRAGTLAFYSVSDTMTLLHRVQTTFTHTLYPGFRFLGSGSSVKLL; this is encoded by the exons ATGGCGGATTCTTTCACTTGTTCAGTTTGCTTGGATCTAATGAAGGATCCAGTTGCCGTTCCATGTGGACACACTTATTGTCTGGGCTGTATTAAAGGttgctgggatcaggaagatgGTAAAGGcatctacagctgcccccagtgcagacagacatttAGGCCAAGACCTGTTCTGAGTAGAAATGTTCTGATTGCTGAAATGGTGGAGGAATTTAGGAAGACCAGAATGCAAACTTATGTTCCTGCTCACTGTTAtactggacctggagatgtggagtgtgacatCTGCACTGGGAAAAAACTGCAAGCCGTCAAATCCTGTCTGGATTGTCTGTTGTCTTACTGCAAAACTCACTTCAAAGCTCACAATGACCTGCACCCAGGAAGAAAACACTCAGTGATTGATGCCACTGGTCAGCTACAGGAGAGGATCTGCTCTCATcataagaaggtttttgaaatattttgtcgaaCCGATCAGAGTTTTATCTGCTATCTGTGCATGATGGACGAacataaaggccatgacacagtcACAGCTGCAGCAGAACGGACTGACAAACAG agacagttggggcagacccagaggagattcaatcagagaatccaggagagagagaaggagctgcaggagctgaggaaggctgtgtTGACTCTCAAG agctctgcacagacagcagtggggGACAGTGAGAAGATCTTtactgagatgatccgctccattgagagaaggcgctctgaggtgaaagagctgatcagggctcaggagaaggctgaggtgagtcgggctgaaggactcctgaagcgactggagcaggagattgctgagctgaagaggagagatgctgagctggagcagctttcacacacagaggatcacatccatttcaTCAAG aATGTCCTGTCAATCAGAGACTCTTCTCGCTCTAAAGACTTACCCAGCATGACCTTCAACCAAGGcttctcttttgaggctgtgaaggaaTCTGTCTCTGGAGTGAAGGTGCAGCTGGATGACATCTTCAGGCAGGAAGTAGTCAGGATATCTGCATCAG tgtctgaagTCCAGGCTGTTTTTCCTGAACCAGTGACCAGAGGAGAGTTCTCCCAGT actcctgtcacttcactCTGGATCCAAACACGGCAAACAGAGACCTCtatctgtctgaggggaacaggagggtggaaaagagaaatgagctccagtcatatcctgatcatccagagagatttgataggtggtgtcaggtgctgtgtagagagggtgtgtctggacgctgctactgggaggttgaatggagtggggggtgggggggttatatagcagtctcatataaaagcatcgGCAGGACAGGAAGggctaatgagtgtgtgtttggacataaTGATCTGTCCTGGAGTCTAAGCCTTTCCAGCACCAGCTCCACTTTCTGGCACAATAATAAAGAGACTAAACTCCCTCTACTGGCCAGccccagaataggagtgtatgtggatcacagggcaggaactctggccttctacagcgtctctgacacaatgaccctcctgcacagagtccagaccacattcactcacacactctaccctgggtttaggTTTCTGGGTTCTggatcatcagtgaagctgTTGTGA
- the LOC116221206 gene encoding H-2 class II histocompatibility antigen, A-R alpha chain-like has product MYVHDEVRLGSENTLICYVTGFYPPRLTVKWTRNNNNVTQGVRSSQIHINNDGTFNQFSTLKITPQEGDMYTCSVEHSALEGPMTRYWDVQVSEPSLGPSVFCGVGVTLGLLGVATGTFFFVKGKESAGIIPH; this is encoded by the exons ATGTATGTCCATGACGAGGTGCGTTTGGGTTCTGAGAACACCCTCATCTGCTACGTCACCGGGTTCTACCCTCCTCGACTCACCGTGAAGTggaccaggaacaacaacaacgtgACACAGGGAGTGAGATCAAGCCAGATCCACATAAACAACGACGGCACCTTCAACCAGTTCTCCACCCTGAAGATCACCCCTCAGGAGGGGGACATGTACACCTGCAGTGTGGAGCACTCGGCACTGGAGGGGCCCATGACAAGATACTGGG ATGTGCAGGTGTCAGAGCCCAGTCTTGGTCCCTCAGTGTTCTGTGGAGTGGGTGTGACTCTGGGACTGCTGGGAGTGGCTACCGGAACGTTCTTCTTCGTCAAGGGAAAAGAGAGTGCAG GCATAATTCCTCATTAA
- the LOC116221063 gene encoding rano class II histocompatibility antigen, A beta chain-like encodes MSRSRLICACLLPLVYLLLGVDGYCQYRWIRCYSNSMSLTDMVFVESYFYNKMEFLVFNSTVGRYVGYSDFGMALAHQKNEDKHLLPYEQGSVDRLCKVNALVYKSHGMDKTMEPSVNLNLVRPVSSNHVAMLMCSAYNFYPRMIRVTWYRDGQKVTSDVSATEELADGDWFYQIHSHLEFTPKAGEKISCVVEHASFKEPREFVWDSSMPKAERNKIAIGAAGLLLGLVVCAAGLLYYRKTSRGWILAPQRSTPTH; translated from the exons ATGTCCAGGTCAAGACTGATTTGTGCTTGTCTCCTGCCATTAGTATATCTTCTCCTTGGCGTAG atggATATTGCCAGTACAGATGGATACGATGCTACTCCAACTCGATGAGTTTGACAGACATGGTGTTTGTAGAGTCGTACTTTTATAATAAAATGGAATTCCTAGTATTTAACAGCACCGTTGGTAGGTATGTCGGCTATTCAGATTTTGGAATGGCTCTAGCACATCAAAAGAATGAAGATAAACACCTTCTGCCTTATGAGCAGGGCTCTGTGGACAGACTCTGCAAAGTCAATGCTCTTGTCTACAAAAGCCATGGAATGGACAAAACAA TGGAGCCCAGCGTAAATCTGAATTTGGTGAGGCCAGTCAGTAGCAATCATGTCGCCATGCTGATGTGCAGTGCCTACAACTTCTACCCACGAATGATCCGCGTGACCTGGTACAGAGACGGCCAGAAGGTGACCAGTGATGTCTCAGCCACGGAGGAGCTAGCGGATGGAGACTGGTTCTACCAGATCCACTCCCACCTGGAGTTCACCCCCAAAGCTGGAGAGAAGATCTCCTGTGTGGTGGAGCATGCTAGCTTCAAGGAGCCCAGGGAGTTTGTCTGGG ACTCCTCCATGCCCAAGGCTGAGAGGAATAAGATTGCCATTGGGGCCGCTGGCCTGCTGCTGGGACTGGTGGTCTGTGCTGCTGGACTGCTGTACTACAGGAAGACATCAAGAG GCTGGATCTTGGCTCCTCAAAGATCAACCCCTACTCATTGA